The sequence ACCCTCGATACGCCAAGGGCCGGCAAGCGATCGCGCCGACATCTGGGCATTCAGGCCCGTGACATGCCGGGTCCTGCCCGTTTGCTCGTCGATGAAGAGAATATCGCCGTCTTCTACGTGAACGCTTTCGAGCACGACGGACTTTGCGGGAATTTCCGGCTGGCTACCGCGCATCCAGTCGAGCGTGCCGTCCTTCAGCAGCCGCAGCCGCACCTTGGGCTTGGACACCCGCATATCGAAGATCAGCGCCTCGCCGGAAAGGAAAGGCGCAAGTTCCGCATCCATGGAGAATTCGGCCACCTGCACGAGTGGCGTTCCATCAGCCTCCTGGCCGACGCGGACATCGTGCAGCGTCACCGACGGGAACGGCAGGAGCCGGGCATCCACGGTGCCGTGAACGGTCACCTTCTTGCCGATGATGCGGCTCGCCTGATCCTCGAAGTTCTTGCGAAAATCGGTCCAGTCTATGAAGAGCGGAGCGAGCAGCGCCAGGAACAGCACCACCACAAGCAATCCACCCAGAAAAACCAGGACCCTACCTAACAACGCGTATCGTCTCCAATCTTCATTCCCAACGTATGCAGGCGTCGCTTGTCAGAGCGCATACACGGCATAATTTAGTCTATGTACGGTTCTACCCGATCTCCGCCTGTCACAGCAGCTCTTTTTAAGAGGCATGCCTCCTCTAGCGCGTGTAGTGGCTTTTTATGGCAAAAACCGGAAGAACGCCGATGCAGCCTAGCGCCATTCGCACGCGTAGCAAGCCAAGATCATGAAAATATTCCATCTTTCAGTGCCTGCGGAATATCTTCCCTGGATTGAAAATGGCATCCGGATCAAGCGACTCCTTGATTTGACGCATCAGATCGACGGCATCGCCGAGCTCCTGCTCCAGAAACGCCATCTTCCCCTGCCCTATGCCGTGCTCGCCTGTGCATGTGCCATCCATGGCGAGCGCACGCGCGTTGAGGCGCGCGACGAATTCCTCGACGACAGCGATCCCTTCAGGGGTCCTGTCGTCAAACAGGACGAGCACATGGAAATTACCGTCGCCGGCATGGCCGACGATCGGTGCCAGCAGACCATGCGCCTCGATATCGGCCTGGGTTTCCGCTACGCATTCGGCAAGGCGTGAGATCGGCACGCAGACATCTGTCGATAGCGCAGCCAACTCCGGTGCCAGCGCGCGGCAGGCCCAATAGGCGTCATGGCGAGCCTTCCAGAGCTTGTTGCGCTCTTCGGCATTGCTTGTCCAAAGGAATTCGCCGCCACCGCATTCCGCCGCGATCTCGGCAAATTGCTCCGACTGCAGCGCTACCGTCTCGTCGGTGCCGTGGAATTCAAGGAAAAGCGTCGGCTTCTCGTCATAGGTCAGGCCGGAATAGCGGTTGCAGGCCCGCATCTGCATGGCATCGAGCAACTCGATACGCGCGACGGGAACGCCCATCTGGATGGTCATGATGACGGCATCGCAAGCCGCCTTGATGTCCGGAAAAGCGCAGGCGCCGCCGGCGATCTTCTGCGGAATACCCTGAAGGCGCAGCGTGACCGAGGTCAGCACGCCGAGCGTGCCTTCGGCGCCAACGAAAAGCCGCGTCAGATCGTAACCGGCTGATGATTTCTTGGCGCGGCGGGCGGTGCGGATTTCCTCGCCATTGGCAGTCACCACGGTCACGGACAGAACATTGTCCTTCATCGTGCCATAGCGCACGGCGTTGGTACCCGATGCGCGCGTCGATGCCATGCCGCCGATCGAAGCGTTAGCGCCGGGATCGATGGGGAAGAACAGGCCCGTGTCGCGCAGGTAGGTATTAAGCTGCTCGCGGGTGACGCCTGGCTCGACCGTACAATCCAGATCTTCGGCATTGATTTCGAGAATGCGGTTCATGCGGCTGAAATCGATGGAAATGCCGCCCTGCGGCGCATTCACCTGTCCCTCCAGCGAAGATCCCGTCCCGAAGGGAATGACCGGAACCTTATGTTCGGCACATGCCTTCACGACAGTCCGCACGTCCTCGCTCGTTTCGGCAAAGACAACGCCGTCCGGTAGCTGCGATGGGATATAAGTGGTGGTGTGGGCGTGCTGGGCACGAAAACTTTCGCCCGTCTGGAAACGTTCACCAAAGGCCTGCTTCAGAATGCCGAGAACGGCGGATATGCCGGCCTCGTTGCGTGTTCCCGCCTTTGCATCAGCCAAAACCATAGTCCGAATCTCCCGTCGCGGTCGTCCAGGGCGTTAACCCCTCTCGGTTCTATGGGGCATTTGAGGCGGGGCTGTCCAGTGATGAAAGTGAGCCGCTATCGCGCATAAGTTCAAGTTTTGTGCGATTGATCAAAGGTGCGACGATCGGCTGGCCGGAAAAAGCATCGCGGCAGAATTTTGCCTATATTTTAAGCAATCCATCGCTTCAACGATCACCGACCAATCATTTTCATCCATACCATGACACCGCGAGGCAGTCTTCCGTCGACTGGCATATGTCTTGCGTTTCGCCTTTCAGTTTTCATACAGCCACGATTGGAAGGACATTCGATGAAGCGCAGACAAATGCTCATGGCACTCGGTATCGCGATGCTGGCGATGGGGTCAGTTTCCGCCCCTGGCGCAGCTCGGGCGGATGCTCTGAGCGACATAACCTCGCGCGGCACGCTGCGCGTCGCCGTTCCGCAGGACTTTCCGCCCTTCGGCAGTGTCGGCACGGACATGGCACCCATGGGCTATGACATCGACATCGCCAATCTGATCGGCGAAAAACTCGGCGTGAAAACTGAGCTTGTTCCCGTCACCAGTGCCAACCGCATTCCCTATCTGCAGACCAACAAGGTTGATCTGGTGATCTCAAGCCTCGGCAAGAACCCCGATCGCGAAAAGGTCATCGATTTCTCCGACCCCTACGCGCCCTTCTTCAACGGCGTCTTCGGTCCCGGCGATGTCGCGGCCACGAAGCCGGAAGACCTTTCCGGCAAGACGATCGGCGTCACCCGCGGCGCGATCGAGGATCTCGCCCTGACCAAGGTCGCGCCGCAAGATGCGACGATCAAGCGCTACGAGGACAATAACGGCACCATCTCCGCCTTCCTGTCCGGACAGGTTCAGCTGGTTGCAACCGGCAATGTCGTCGCGGCGGCCATTCTTGCCAGAAATCCGCCGAAGAAGCCCGAGATGAAATTCCTCATCACCAACTCCCCCTGCTTCATCGGCCTGAACAAGAACGAGCAGGCATTGCAGAAGAAGGTCAATGACATCATTGCCGCCGCCAAGGCGGACGGGACACTGAATAAGATGTCGCAGAAGTGGCTGGGCGCCGACCTGCCGGCCGGCTTCTGATCAACGCAGGACTGATTGCGCCGTCATTCGGCGGCGTGATCGGTCTCAGCGAGGCTTTCTCCCATGCGCTATCACTTCGATTTCGGCTGGCTTGCCGAATACTATCCCACGCTGATCAAGGGCGTTCTCGTCACGGTGGAGCTGACCCTTATCGGCGCCGTGCTAGGCATTATCCTCGGAATTGCCTGCGCCTGGGCTCGCGCACTTGGCCCGAGCTGGCTCAAACCCTTTGTGGCTGCCTATGTCGAGCTCATCCGCAATACGCCGTTTCTGATCCAGCTCTTCTTCATTTTCTTTGGCCTGCCCGGCATTGGCGTTCAGATGAACGAGATGACCGCAGCCAATCTCGCCATGATCATCAATCTCGGAGCCTATAGCTGCGAGATCATCCGCGCCGGCATACAGGCAACGCCGCGCGGCCAGTTCGAAGCCGGCGCCAGCCTTGCCATGACCCGGTTCGAGACCTTCCGGCATGTCGTCCTCGTTCCGTCCCTGCAGCGCATCTGGCCGGCACTGTCCTCTCAGGTCGTCATCGTCATGCTCGGCTCCTCCGTCGTCTCACAGATCGCCGCCGAGGACCTGACCTTCGCGGCAAACTTCATCCAGTCGCGCTCGTTCCGTGCGTTCGAGGCCTATTTCGTATCCACGGCGATATACCTGGCGCTGGCGGTCCTGCTTCGGCAGGCACTTGCGGCAGTGGGCAAGCTGATCTTTCCACGCAGGGTCCGCCAATGATCCAATTCACCACATGGGATATTCTGCGCGGCCTGCTTCTGGCCGCACGCTGGACGATATTACTATCGCTCGTCTCTTTCGCCGGCGGCGCCATCGTCGGCGCAATCCTTCTGCTCCTGCGCATCGGCAAGGCCAAGGCCGGCCGCATCGCGGTCAGATATTTCGTCGAACTGTTCCAGGGCACGCCGCTGCTGATGCAGCTCTTCCTCGCCTTCTTCGGCCTCGGGCTCTTCGGCATAGACGTGCCGGCCTGGCTGGCTGCCGGCGTCGCACTCACCCTCTGGTCGGCTGCCTTTTTGACGGAAATCTGGCGCGGCTGCGTCGAGGCCGTCGCCAAGGGACAATGGGAAGCATCGGCAAGTCTCGGCATGGGTTATCTGCAGCAGATGCGCTACGTCATCCTGCCGCAGGCGCTGCGCATCGCCGTGCCGCCGACGGTCGGTTTTTCGGTGCAGGTCGTCAAGGGCACCGCCCTGACCTCCATCATCGGCTTCGTCGAGCTATCGAAGGCCGGCACCGTCATCACCAATGCGACCTTTCAGCCGTTCACCGTCTATGGCTTTGTCGCGCTTATCTATTTCGCCCTGTGCTGGCCGCTGTCGAAGAGCAGCCAGATCCTGGAGAGGAAGCTCAATGTCGCTCATCGAAATCACTGAAGTCCGCAAGAGCTTCGGCACCAATGAAGTCCTGAAGGGCATCAACCTCGATGTCGAGCCCGGCGAAGTCATCGCTATCATCGGCAAGAGCGGCTCCGGAAAATCGACACTGCTGCGCTGCATCAACGGGCTGGAGACGATCAATGACGGCTCGATTTCTGTGGCCGGCGCACAGCTTTTACCTGACGACCTGCATCTGAAGGCGCTCCGGCTGAAGGTTGGCATGATCTTCCAGCAATTCAATCTCTTTCCGCATCTGAGCGCGGGGCGTAACGTCATGCTCTCGCAGATGGTGGTCAAGAAGACCGCCAAGGCCGAAGCCGAGGCGATGGCGCGGCGCATGCTCGATCGCGTCGGCCTCGGGCACAAGTTCGACGCCTATCCGGATGAACTCTCCGGCGGCCAGCAGCAGCGCGTCGCCATCGCAAGAGCACTCGCCATGCAGCCGATCGCGCTTCTCTGCGATGAAATCACCTCCGCGCTGGACCCGGAGCTGGTGGCGGAAGTTCTTGCTGTCGTGCGCGAACTGGCCGGCGAAGGCATGACGCTGCTGATGGTGACGCATGAGATGAAATTCGCCCGGGAC comes from Rhizobium tropici CIAT 899 and encodes:
- a CDS encoding FAD-binding oxidoreductase, which produces MVLADAKAGTRNEAGISAVLGILKQAFGERFQTGESFRAQHAHTTTYIPSQLPDGVVFAETSEDVRTVVKACAEHKVPVIPFGTGSSLEGQVNAPQGGISIDFSRMNRILEINAEDLDCTVEPGVTREQLNTYLRDTGLFFPIDPGANASIGGMASTRASGTNAVRYGTMKDNVLSVTVVTANGEEIRTARRAKKSSAGYDLTRLFVGAEGTLGVLTSVTLRLQGIPQKIAGGACAFPDIKAACDAVIMTIQMGVPVARIELLDAMQMRACNRYSGLTYDEKPTLFLEFHGTDETVALQSEQFAEIAAECGGGEFLWTSNAEERNKLWKARHDAYWACRALAPELAALSTDVCVPISRLAECVAETQADIEAHGLLAPIVGHAGDGNFHVLVLFDDRTPEGIAVVEEFVARLNARALAMDGTCTGEHGIGQGKMAFLEQELGDAVDLMRQIKESLDPDAIFNPGKIFRRH
- a CDS encoding transporter substrate-binding domain-containing protein: MLMALGIAMLAMGSVSAPGAARADALSDITSRGTLRVAVPQDFPPFGSVGTDMAPMGYDIDIANLIGEKLGVKTELVPVTSANRIPYLQTNKVDLVISSLGKNPDREKVIDFSDPYAPFFNGVFGPGDVAATKPEDLSGKTIGVTRGAIEDLALTKVAPQDATIKRYEDNNGTISAFLSGQVQLVATGNVVAAAILARNPPKKPEMKFLITNSPCFIGLNKNEQALQKKVNDIIAAAKADGTLNKMSQKWLGADLPAGF
- a CDS encoding amino acid ABC transporter permease, whose translation is MRYHFDFGWLAEYYPTLIKGVLVTVELTLIGAVLGIILGIACAWARALGPSWLKPFVAAYVELIRNTPFLIQLFFIFFGLPGIGVQMNEMTAANLAMIINLGAYSCEIIRAGIQATPRGQFEAGASLAMTRFETFRHVVLVPSLQRIWPALSSQVVIVMLGSSVVSQIAAEDLTFAANFIQSRSFRAFEAYFVSTAIYLALAVLLRQALAAVGKLIFPRRVRQ
- a CDS encoding amino acid ABC transporter permease; the protein is MIQFTTWDILRGLLLAARWTILLSLVSFAGGAIVGAILLLLRIGKAKAGRIAVRYFVELFQGTPLLMQLFLAFFGLGLFGIDVPAWLAAGVALTLWSAAFLTEIWRGCVEAVAKGQWEASASLGMGYLQQMRYVILPQALRIAVPPTVGFSVQVVKGTALTSIIGFVELSKAGTVITNATFQPFTVYGFVALIYFALCWPLSKSSQILERKLNVAHRNH
- a CDS encoding amino acid ABC transporter ATP-binding protein yields the protein MSLIEITEVRKSFGTNEVLKGINLDVEPGEVIAIIGKSGSGKSTLLRCINGLETINDGSISVAGAQLLPDDLHLKALRLKVGMIFQQFNLFPHLSAGRNVMLSQMVVKKTAKAEAEAMARRMLDRVGLGHKFDAYPDELSGGQQQRVAIARALAMQPIALLCDEITSALDPELVAEVLAVVRELAGEGMTLLMVTHEMKFARDVCSRVVFMHQGRVHEIGPPGEVFANPQTPELKQFLGLH